A genome region from Chlorobaculum tepidum TLS includes the following:
- a CDS encoding D-glycero-alpha-D-manno-heptose-1,7-bisphosphate 7-phosphatase yields the protein MESAKVLFLDRDGTINRDIGRYVSSREEFILIDRADEAIAIAREAGFRIVLITNQAGIARGIVTPQDVEDVNDYLNELLAERQTSFDRCYYCPAHPNYPHPEYDRFIDHRKPSPRMVEQAIADLREEGFEVDRSASFFIGDKLIDVECGQRAGLKTILVRTGHNEESLCEQHQIFPDHVADDLYQAVTGYILGQPTSRD from the coding sequence ATGGAGTCTGCGAAGGTGCTTTTTCTTGACCGGGACGGAACGATCAACCGCGACATTGGCCGCTATGTTTCGAGCCGCGAGGAGTTCATCCTGATCGACCGCGCGGACGAGGCCATCGCGATTGCGCGCGAGGCGGGGTTCCGGATCGTGCTCATTACCAACCAGGCGGGTATCGCCCGTGGCATCGTGACACCACAGGATGTCGAAGATGTCAACGACTATCTCAACGAACTGCTGGCGGAGCGCCAGACCTCTTTCGACCGCTGCTACTACTGCCCGGCGCATCCAAACTATCCACATCCCGAGTACGACCGCTTCATCGATCACCGCAAACCCTCGCCCCGCATGGTGGAGCAGGCCATCGCCGACCTGCGCGAGGAGGGCTTCGAGGTGGATCGCAGCGCATCGTTTTTCATCGGCGACAAGCTCATTGATGTCGAGTGCGGCCAGCGGGCCGGGTTGAAAACGATACTCGTCAGAACCGGCCACAACGAGGAGTCGCTCTGCGAGCAGCACCAGATTTTTCCGGATCATGTCGCCGACGATCTCTACCAGGCTGTCACCGGCTACATTTTGGGGCAGCCAACATCAAGGGACTGA
- a CDS encoding starch synthase: MARRNFKVLYVSGESSPFVRVSSLADYMASFPQALEEEGFEARIMMPKYGIINDRKFRLHDVLRLSDIEVPLKDKTDMLHIKVTALPSSKIQTYFLYNEKYFKRYGLFSDISLGGDHKGSAERIIFFSVGVMETLVRLGWQPDIIHCHDWHAGLVALLAKTRYAKHDFFKKVKVVQTIHNVYRQGVFPSKAFQKHLDPEVCDALDMEGGEVNLLATGIKHADLVTTTSDRYARQLLDDPELSFGMDKALKACGDRFHGILNGMDTRQWNPSSDKLIKKRYSAEQPEMKLEDKKVLLEEVGLPFSEETPVVGVIGSFDQYQGAEIVKASLAKLLELDIQLIVFGSGDKEFDQALKETAEENEEKMAFRPEFTDAFYHQMIAGLDILLMTSRIEACGMMQMFAMNYGTVPVAYAGGGIVDTIEEVSGDKGTGFIFTDYTPEALTAKLQEALALFANRERWSALMLECMGRDFSWSTSAGQYAELYRNLLG; the protein is encoded by the coding sequence ATGGCCAGAAGAAATTTTAAGGTTCTTTATGTCTCTGGCGAGAGTTCTCCTTTTGTAAGGGTCAGTTCTCTGGCCGACTACATGGCATCATTCCCCCAGGCGCTCGAAGAGGAGGGTTTCGAGGCCAGAATCATGATGCCCAAATATGGTATCATCAACGACCGGAAGTTCCGTTTGCATGATGTGCTCAGGCTGTCGGACATTGAAGTCCCTCTCAAGGACAAGACCGACATGCTGCACATAAAGGTTACCGCCCTCCCGTCAAGCAAGATTCAAACCTATTTCCTCTATAACGAGAAATATTTCAAGCGCTACGGGCTTTTCTCCGACATTTCGCTCGGAGGAGACCACAAGGGCAGCGCGGAGCGAATCATCTTTTTCAGCGTCGGCGTCATGGAGACGCTCGTGCGCCTGGGCTGGCAGCCCGACATTATCCACTGCCATGACTGGCACGCCGGTCTGGTGGCGCTGCTCGCCAAGACGCGATACGCCAAACACGACTTCTTCAAAAAGGTGAAGGTTGTGCAGACCATTCATAATGTTTACCGCCAGGGCGTTTTTCCGTCGAAGGCGTTCCAGAAGCATCTCGACCCGGAGGTGTGCGACGCGCTCGACATGGAGGGCGGCGAGGTCAACCTGCTGGCTACCGGCATCAAGCACGCCGATCTGGTCACCACCACCTCGGATCGCTACGCCCGCCAGCTTCTCGATGATCCGGAGCTTTCGTTCGGCATGGACAAGGCGCTGAAGGCGTGCGGCGACCGTTTCCACGGTATTCTCAACGGCATGGACACTCGCCAGTGGAATCCATCCTCGGACAAGCTCATCAAGAAGCGCTACAGCGCCGAACAGCCGGAGATGAAACTCGAGGACAAGAAGGTGCTGCTCGAAGAGGTTGGTCTGCCATTTTCCGAAGAGACGCCGGTTGTCGGCGTGATCGGAAGCTTCGATCAATACCAGGGCGCGGAGATCGTCAAGGCAAGCCTCGCGAAGCTGCTTGAGCTCGACATTCAGCTCATCGTGTTCGGTTCGGGCGACAAGGAGTTCGACCAGGCGCTCAAGGAGACCGCGGAGGAAAACGAGGAGAAGATGGCCTTCCGGCCCGAATTCACTGATGCGTTTTACCACCAGATGATCGCCGGACTTGACATTTTGCTCATGACCTCCCGCATCGAGGCGTGCGGCATGATGCAGATGTTTGCCATGAACTACGGCACCGTGCCGGTTGCCTACGCGGGCGGCGGCATTGTCGATACCATCGAGGAGGTCTCCGGCGACAAGGGTACCGGCTTCATCTTTACCGACTACACGCCCGAGGCGCTGACGGCGAAGTTGCAGGAGGCGCTGGCACTGTTTGCCAACAGGGAGCGCTGGAGCGCGCTCATGCTCGAATGCATGGGGCGCGATTTTTCGTGGAGCACGTCGGCGGGGCAGTATGCCGAGCTCTACCGAAATCTGCTTGGCTGA
- a CDS encoding Ig-like domain-containing protein — MKEFPGLKILAALLIPLLFCACAVDRPPTGGPPDRSPLSVTSTLPASASVNTSPQTIRIAFNHYVGRNDLSKSIFFAPRIDDYEVSIHGKEADIRLYSPLQQNRTYTLTLRTPLKSLDGNHQLDRSWVLAFSTGPVIDQGTIEGRVWTNRLAPMQNATVMAYNASRSNAVPERRPDYIAQSGPSGEYRFEYLAPGSYRIVAITDNNGNLQFDPETEVFAVAATPTVQTGMAGVGLRFAPEDYSARSLQSCRIINNREIEITFKNAIPARSFELSAIRIENTATGASLPVLGYFSLSRSSEDTTYRILTAPMEDRAFYRLRFSPGDAESQTSELTFSGNAHTERYPELSVSIVPANGADNVITETIRPESGSSIELQCNLPVVESSVKPAVTLSLSEKGQQIPVPFTISRIDSRTFAIVASQGFQHSKDYLVQVKPGILKGLVGEPSKTALVQSRFSTAGPDAYGEISGSGRANAPAVVVEARRTGSEASRRMVAKTDASGTFRFDFHDLPAGEYTIAGFIPSASGAISPMTRWNSGSVAPFAPSDPFAALTITVRGGWTTEDVRLDIPSARRSGPDDAKSPEKP, encoded by the coding sequence TTGAAAGAATTTCCCGGCCTGAAAATTCTGGCAGCCCTCCTGATTCCCCTGCTCTTCTGCGCCTGCGCCGTTGACCGCCCCCCAACAGGCGGCCCGCCTGATCGCTCGCCATTGAGCGTAACCTCCACGCTTCCGGCCTCCGCGTCGGTCAATACATCGCCACAAACGATCCGCATCGCCTTCAACCATTATGTCGGCAGGAATGATCTTTCGAAATCGATTTTTTTCGCCCCTCGTATCGATGATTACGAGGTGTCGATCCACGGAAAAGAGGCCGACATCCGGCTATACTCGCCGTTGCAACAAAACCGCACCTACACACTCACGCTGCGCACCCCACTGAAAAGCCTGGACGGAAACCACCAACTCGACCGGAGCTGGGTGCTCGCCTTTTCAACCGGCCCCGTTATCGATCAGGGGACGATCGAAGGGCGTGTATGGACAAACCGTTTGGCTCCAATGCAGAACGCCACGGTGATGGCCTACAATGCTTCACGCTCAAACGCCGTTCCGGAGAGAAGACCGGATTATATCGCCCAGAGCGGCCCGTCCGGTGAGTATCGTTTCGAATATCTCGCTCCCGGCAGCTACCGCATCGTGGCCATAACTGATAATAACGGCAACCTGCAATTCGATCCCGAAACGGAAGTGTTCGCCGTCGCCGCTACGCCAACGGTTCAAACAGGCATGGCCGGCGTCGGGTTGCGCTTCGCGCCAGAGGACTATTCGGCGAGATCACTGCAATCATGCCGCATCATCAACAACCGGGAAATCGAGATCACCTTCAAAAACGCCATTCCCGCGCGGAGCTTCGAGCTGTCCGCTATACGGATCGAAAATACCGCCACCGGCGCAAGCCTGCCAGTGCTTGGCTATTTCTCGCTGTCGAGAAGCAGCGAGGATACTACCTACCGCATCCTGACCGCGCCGATGGAGGATCGGGCCTTTTACCGCCTCCGGTTCTCGCCCGGCGATGCCGAAAGTCAGACCTCGGAGCTGACCTTTTCCGGCAATGCACACACGGAGCGCTACCCGGAGCTTTCGGTCAGTATCGTTCCGGCCAATGGAGCGGACAACGTCATCACCGAAACGATCCGTCCTGAATCCGGCTCGTCGATTGAGTTGCAATGCAACCTGCCGGTGGTCGAATCATCGGTCAAGCCAGCCGTAACGCTTTCTTTGTCCGAAAAAGGCCAGCAGATACCGGTACCGTTCACCATCTCCCGAATCGACAGCCGAACGTTCGCCATCGTGGCATCACAGGGGTTCCAGCACAGCAAGGACTACCTGGTACAGGTCAAGCCCGGGATACTCAAGGGACTTGTCGGCGAACCGTCAAAAACAGCATTGGTGCAATCGCGCTTCAGCACCGCTGGCCCTGACGCGTATGGAGAAATCAGCGGCTCTGGCAGGGCAAACGCTCCAGCGGTTGTCGTCGAAGCCCGGCGCACAGGCTCGGAAGCATCCCGGCGCATGGTAGCGAAAACCGACGCCAGCGGAACATTCCGTTTCGATTTCCACGATCTTCCGGCGGGTGAGTACACCATCGCCGGATTCATTCCGTCTGCATCGGGCGCGATCTCGCCCATGACCCGGTGGAACAGCGGTTCTGTCGCGCCGTTCGCGCCATCCGATCCCTTCGCTGCCCTGACCATTACCGTTCGCGGCGGATGGACAACCGAGGATGTCCGGCTCGACATTCCATCGGCCAGACGATCCGGCCCTGACGATGCAAAATCGCCAGAGAAGCCGTAA
- the bchJ gene encoding bacteriochlorophyll 4-vinyl reductase — MSSSPSRIGPNSIIQTVGALETAYGKNETEKLLKKIGQGYLINNLPSEMVEESKFHALVTALQKELGETATAGILKESGERTAKYLLKVRIPGPFQTIVKLLPAGLAFKVLLFAISKNAWTFAGSGEFSYGSKPSPNVMVKVTFPSHPVVSNFYLGTFTALLRELVSPKTEIKADIRKEGSAIRCNYLCKI; from the coding sequence ATGAGCAGCAGCCCATCACGAATCGGACCCAATTCCATCATACAGACCGTCGGCGCCCTTGAAACCGCTTACGGCAAAAACGAAACCGAAAAGCTTCTGAAAAAGATTGGTCAGGGCTACCTGATCAACAACCTGCCATCGGAGATGGTCGAAGAGTCCAAATTCCACGCGCTGGTCACGGCCTTGCAGAAAGAACTCGGCGAAACGGCCACAGCGGGAATCCTCAAGGAGTCGGGTGAACGTACCGCGAAGTATCTGCTAAAGGTTCGCATTCCCGGCCCGTTCCAGACGATCGTCAAGCTGCTTCCCGCAGGTCTGGCTTTCAAAGTACTCCTCTTCGCCATCAGCAAGAACGCCTGGACCTTCGCCGGAAGCGGCGAGTTCAGTTACGGCTCGAAGCCGTCGCCGAACGTGATGGTCAAGGTCACCTTCCCGTCGCATCCGGTGGTGAGCAACTTCTACCTCGGCACCTTCACCGCCCTGCTGCGCGAGCTGGTCAGCCCCAAGACCGAGATCAAGGCCGACATCCGCAAGGAGGGTAGCGCGATTCGCTGCAACTACCTCTGCAAAATCTGA
- a CDS encoding 4Fe-4S cluster-binding domain-containing protein, translating into MSLLAAKRERIFYALLPVLHSKQYPRASAIRLYLSGATSCDQGGFEVYPFRVNSHVAENLIDWSNIPDDPMFRLTFPQAGMLSADDYTMLSGLVASNADPSIIREEARKIQLRQNPNPAGQMELNTPWLDDEPFHGMQHKYRESVLFFPLEAQVCHAYCTYCFRWPQFSGVENLKFANDSIERLVEYLEQHPEVKDVIFTGGDPMVMSTMLIKKIHATAAWCFDAEKHPDRDQVAQLVAALEALCERQKKDIAFKLACYCRARQQRNDCFDWIGKE; encoded by the coding sequence ATGAGCCTGCTCGCAGCAAAGCGAGAAAGGATATTTTATGCTCTCTTACCAGTCCTACACAGCAAACAATATCCACGAGCTTCCGCAATTCGACTGTATCTCTCTGGAGCAACTTCATGCGATCAAGGTGGTTTCGAGGTTTACCCGTTCAGGGTCAACAGCCATGTCGCCGAAAACCTCATCGACTGGAGCAACATTCCCGACGACCCGATGTTCCGCCTCACCTTTCCGCAGGCTGGAATGCTCTCGGCCGACGACTACACGATGCTCTCCGGCCTGGTAGCATCGAATGCCGATCCCTCGATCATCCGCGAGGAAGCGAGGAAGATTCAGCTTCGGCAGAATCCGAATCCCGCGGGCCAGATGGAGCTGAACACTCCATGGCTCGATGATGAACCCTTTCACGGAATGCAGCACAAGTATCGCGAAAGCGTCCTGTTTTTCCCGCTCGAAGCGCAGGTTTGCCACGCCTATTGCACCTACTGTTTCCGGTGGCCGCAGTTCTCCGGAGTGGAGAACCTGAAATTCGCCAACGACAGCATAGAGCGGCTGGTCGAGTATCTCGAACAGCATCCGGAGGTGAAGGATGTCATTTTTACGGGTGGCGATCCGATGGTGATGAGTACTATGCTTATCAAAAAAATACATGCAACCGCTGCTTGGTGTTTCGACGCTGAAAAACATCCGGATCGGGACCAAGTCGCTCAGCTGGTGGCCGCCCTCGAAGCATTGTGCGAGCGGCAGAAAAAAGATATCGCCTTCAAGCTCGCCTGCTACTGCCGTGCCCGTCAGCAGCGCAATGACTGTTTCGACTGGATCGGCAAGGAGTGA
- a CDS encoding mechanosensitive ion channel family protein — MESTSLRDLSHVTDWLVRPLVVIGHAEISIVKIVTIILSVALIVAAAKFLKRMLVGRLLVSSVHDTGTRSALATILQYLIVFFGILIVLQSAGIDLSSLTVLSGTIGLGIGFGLQNIADNFFSGLIILLERPVKVGDRIQVGEINGDVVRIAIRSTTLLTNDNINIIIPNSEFVSKQVINWSHNDRSLRVSVPVGVAYGSDPEQVKHVLLGVAENHPDILTKPSPAVLFSDFGNSSLDFELLVWTETRIQTPRFLRSELNYRIFDAFRKNGIEIPFPQTDLHIRSSDIPLWEPRERKNPTG, encoded by the coding sequence ATGGAATCAACATCATTGCGTGATCTATCTCACGTAACCGACTGGCTTGTAAGGCCGCTCGTCGTGATCGGTCATGCTGAAATATCGATTGTCAAAATCGTGACCATCATCCTGTCGGTTGCGCTGATCGTCGCTGCTGCGAAGTTTCTGAAGCGGATGCTTGTCGGGCGGCTTCTGGTCTCTTCGGTGCACGATACAGGGACCCGCTCAGCTCTGGCTACCATTCTTCAGTACCTGATCGTTTTTTTTGGTATCCTCATCGTGCTGCAATCGGCGGGGATCGATCTCAGCTCCTTAACCGTGCTGTCGGGTACTATCGGTCTTGGTATCGGTTTCGGATTGCAGAATATCGCCGATAACTTTTTCAGCGGCCTGATCATTTTGCTGGAACGCCCGGTCAAGGTTGGCGACCGCATTCAGGTCGGAGAGATCAACGGGGATGTTGTCAGGATAGCCATCCGCTCAACGACGCTTCTGACCAACGACAATATCAACATCATCATTCCGAATTCGGAATTCGTTTCAAAGCAGGTCATCAACTGGAGCCACAATGACCGGAGTCTCAGGGTGTCGGTGCCTGTCGGAGTTGCCTATGGTTCCGATCCGGAACAGGTTAAGCATGTGCTGCTTGGTGTTGCGGAGAATCACCCCGATATTCTGACCAAGCCTTCTCCAGCGGTGCTTTTTTCCGATTTTGGCAACAGTTCGCTGGATTTTGAACTTCTTGTCTGGACAGAGACACGAATCCAGACGCCACGCTTTCTGCGGAGCGAACTGAACTACAGGATTTTCGATGCCTTCAGGAAGAACGGTATCGAGATTCCCTTCCCGCAGACCGACCTGCATATCAGAAGCAGTGATATCCCGTTGTGGGAACCGCGTGAACGGAAGAACCCAACAGGGTGA
- a CDS encoding polyprenol monophosphomannose synthase: MLIVKTLVIIPTYNEAENIRPLVEDILDRYPEGLELLVIDDSSPDGTAGIVKAIMKNEPRVMLLSRPSKLGLGTAYLTGFRYALERGYERVIEMDADFSHDPASIASLIKAMDGADMVIGSRYMNNTVNVVNWPLSRLILSKSASIYSRWITGMPVSDPTSGFKCISAKALRFIALDRVRSQGYSFQIEIDFRVWKKNLVIHEVPIIFVDRSVGKSKMTRKNIVEAVWMVWWLKFLSIIGRL, from the coding sequence ATGCTCATCGTGAAAACACTGGTCATCATACCGACTTACAACGAAGCGGAAAACATAAGGCCTCTTGTCGAGGATATTCTCGATCGTTATCCGGAGGGGCTAGAGCTTCTCGTTATTGATGACAGTTCTCCGGATGGTACAGCCGGTATTGTCAAGGCGATCATGAAAAATGAGCCGCGCGTCATGCTTTTGTCAAGACCGTCGAAATTGGGGCTTGGCACGGCCTATCTCACGGGGTTTCGCTATGCACTCGAACGTGGGTATGAGCGCGTCATCGAGATGGATGCCGATTTTTCGCATGATCCGGCCTCGATTGCATCTCTGATCAAAGCCATGGATGGCGCGGATATGGTTATTGGATCAAGGTACATGAACAACACGGTCAACGTGGTCAACTGGCCGTTGTCGCGCCTTATCCTTTCCAAGTCAGCCAGTATTTACAGCAGATGGATCACCGGTATGCCGGTATCCGATCCAACCAGCGGGTTCAAATGCATCAGTGCCAAGGCGCTGCGATTCATAGCGCTTGACAGGGTGCGTTCACAAGGCTACTCCTTTCAGATCGAGATCGATTTTCGGGTATGGAAAAAAAACCTCGTTATCCATGAGGTGCCGATCATTTTTGTTGACAGAAGCGTAGGCAAATCGAAAATGACCAGGAAAAATATTGTTGAGGCGGTCTGGATGGTCTGGTGGCTGAAATTCCTTTCGATCATCGGGCGGCTTTGA
- a CDS encoding indolepyruvate ferredoxin oxidoreductase subunit alpha, with the protein MAEPVENKNQAPAPGAKVPPKGAPAAPKAGAPAAPKGPVAPKAGAPAAKTGASAAKQAGKPRLASLGVTLGRSGVRQESALPYVKPKAVPPPKPAAPAAKGAPAPKGAPAAPAAKAAPGAPVAKAAPKAKKHYFIIENLCVGCGLCLDKCPPKVNAIGYKFYGDVQEGGFRCYIDQAACISCSACFSGDECPSGALIEVLPDGEVLDFSYTPPERLDFDLRFLHRFHREAR; encoded by the coding sequence ATGGCCGAACCTGTTGAAAATAAAAACCAGGCACCAGCTCCGGGAGCGAAAGTTCCGCCGAAAGGCGCTCCGGCGGCTCCGAAAGCCGGAGCACCTGCTGCACCAAAAGGGCCAGTTGCACCGAAGGCAGGAGCACCAGCCGCAAAAACTGGCGCCTCCGCCGCAAAACAAGCAGGGAAGCCAAGGCTTGCTTCGCTGGGGGTGACTCTTGGGCGTTCCGGTGTTCGTCAGGAGTCTGCGCTTCCATATGTCAAGCCGAAAGCGGTGCCGCCTCCGAAACCGGCAGCACCGGCCGCTAAAGGCGCGCCGGCTCCCAAAGGTGCTCCTGCAGCTCCCGCGGCAAAAGCTGCGCCGGGTGCTCCGGTAGCCAAAGCTGCTCCGAAAGCCAAGAAGCATTACTTCATTATCGAGAACCTCTGCGTTGGTTGCGGCTTGTGTCTCGACAAATGTCCGCCAAAGGTCAATGCCATCGGATACAAATTCTATGGCGATGTTCAGGAAGGCGGCTTCAGATGCTATATCGATCAGGCGGCTTGCATTTCCTGCTCGGCATGTTTTTCAGGAGATGAGTGCCCATCTGGCGCACTGATCGAAGTTCTTCCTGACGGCGAAGTGCTTGATTTTTCCTATACGCCTCCGGAAAGGCTTGATTTCGATCTCCGTTTCCTGCACCGTTTCCATCGCGAAGCCAGATAG
- a CDS encoding photosystem I reaction center subunit IX, with protein sequence MAEQVKPAGVKPKGTVPPPKGNAPAPKANGAPGGASVIKEQDAAKMRRFLFQRTETRSTKWYQIFDTEKLDDEQVVGGHLALLGVLGFIMGIYYISGIQVFPWGAPGFHDNWFYLTIKPRMVSLGIDTYSTKTADLEAAGARLLGWAAFHFLVGSVLIFGGWRHWTHNLTNPFTGRCGNFRDFRFLGKFGDVVFNGTSAKSYKEALGPHAVYMSLLFLGWGIVMWAILGFAPIPDFQTINSETFMSFVFAVIFFALGIYWWNNPPNAAIHLNDDMKAAFSVHLTAIGYINIALGCIAFVAFQQPSFAPYYKELDKLVFYLYGEPFNRVSFNFVEQGGKVISGAKEFADFPAYAILPKSGEAFGMARVVTNLIVFNHIICGVLYVFAGVYHGGQYLLKIQLNGMYNQIKSIWITKGRDQEVQVKILGTVMALCFATMLSVYAVIVWNTICELNIFGTNITMSFYWLKPLPIFQWMFADPSINDWVMAHVITAGSLFSLIALVRIAFFAHTSPLWDDLGLKKNSYSFPCLGPVYGGTCGVSIQDQLWFAMLWGIKGLSAVCWYIDGAWIASMMYGVPAADAKAWDSIAHLHHHYTSGIFYYFWTETVTIFSSSHLSTILMIGHLVWFISFAVWFEDRGSRLEGADIQTRTIRWLGKKFLNRDVNFRFPVLTISDSKLAGTFLYFGGTFMLVFLFLANGFYQTNSPLPPPVSHAAVSGQQMLAQLVDTLMKMIA encoded by the coding sequence ATGGCTGAACAAGTGAAACCCGCAGGGGTCAAGCCGAAGGGGACAGTGCCTCCTCCCAAAGGGAACGCACCAGCTCCGAAGGCAAATGGCGCGCCAGGCGGAGCATCGGTCATTAAAGAACAGGATGCCGCCAAAATGAGACGTTTTCTGTTTCAGCGAACGGAAACACGCTCAACGAAGTGGTACCAGATCTTTGATACCGAAAAGCTCGATGATGAGCAGGTGGTTGGTGGCCATCTTGCCTTGCTCGGTGTTCTGGGCTTCATCATGGGGATCTACTACATCTCGGGAATCCAGGTTTTTCCCTGGGGCGCTCCGGGTTTCCATGACAACTGGTTCTACCTGACCATCAAGCCGAGAATGGTTTCGCTCGGCATCGACACCTACAGCACCAAGACTGCCGACCTCGAGGCTGCTGGTGCAAGGCTTCTCGGATGGGCAGCCTTCCATTTCCTTGTCGGTTCTGTGCTCATTTTTGGAGGATGGCGTCACTGGACGCACAATCTGACGAACCCCTTCACTGGCCGTTGCGGTAACTTCCGCGATTTCCGTTTCCTCGGCAAGTTTGGTGATGTGGTTTTCAACGGCACCAGTGCAAAGTCGTACAAAGAGGCTCTTGGGCCACACGCCGTGTACATGTCGCTTCTCTTCCTTGGCTGGGGAATCGTAATGTGGGCTATTCTCGGTTTCGCTCCGATTCCGGATTTCCAGACGATCAACTCCGAGACCTTCATGTCGTTCGTCTTTGCCGTGATCTTCTTCGCTCTCGGCATTTACTGGTGGAACAACCCTCCGAATGCGGCTATTCACCTCAACGATGACATGAAAGCCGCCTTTTCGGTTCACCTGACCGCTATCGGCTACATCAACATTGCGCTTGGCTGTATTGCTTTCGTGGCTTTCCAGCAGCCGTCATTCGCTCCGTACTACAAGGAACTCGACAAGCTGGTCTTCTACCTCTATGGCGAACCGTTCAATCGTGTCAGCTTCAACTTTGTCGAGCAGGGCGGTAAGGTTATCTCTGGTGCGAAGGAGTTTGCCGACTTCCCTGCCTATGCCATTCTGCCCAAGAGCGGCGAGGCGTTTGGCATGGCAAGGGTTGTCACCAACCTGATTGTCTTCAACCACATTATTTGTGGTGTGCTCTATGTCTTTGCGGGCGTATATCATGGTGGTCAGTATCTCCTCAAGATCCAGCTCAACGGTATGTACAACCAGATCAAGTCGATCTGGATCACCAAGGGGCGTGATCAGGAAGTTCAGGTCAAGATTCTTGGTACCGTCATGGCGCTTTGCTTCGCGACCATGCTTTCGGTTTATGCTGTTATTGTCTGGAACACCATCTGTGAGCTGAACATTTTCGGCACCAACATCACGATGTCGTTCTACTGGCTCAAGCCGCTGCCGATTTTCCAGTGGATGTTCGCCGATCCGAGCATCAATGACTGGGTGATGGCTCACGTTATCACGGCAGGTTCGCTCTTCTCGCTGATCGCTCTGGTTCGTATCGCTTTCTTCGCTCATACCTCTCCGCTGTGGGATGACTTGGGACTGAAGAAGAACTCTTACTCTTTCCCGTGCCTTGGCCCTGTCTATGGTGGTACTTGCGGTGTCTCTATTCAGGACCAGCTCTGGTTCGCCATGCTCTGGGGTATCAAAGGTCTCTCGGCAGTCTGCTGGTACATCGATGGCGCGTGGATCGCGTCGATGATGTACGGTGTGCCTGCTGCTGATGCAAAGGCTTGGGATTCGATTGCCCACCTGCATCATCACTACACATCGGGTATCTTCTACTACTTCTGGACAGAGACCGTGACGATCTTCTCCAGCTCGCACCTCTCGACCATTCTTATGATCGGTCACCTGGTGTGGTTCATCAGCTTTGCTGTGTGGTTCGAGGATCGTGGTTCGCGTCTCGAAGGTGCTGACATCCAGACCCGCACTATCCGCTGGTTGGGCAAGAAGTTCCTTAACAGGGACGTTAACTTCCGATTCCCGGTACTGACCATTTCGGATTCCAAGCTTGCCGGTACCTTCCTGTACTTTGGCGGTACTTTCATGCTCGTCTTCCTGTTCCTTGCCAACGGGTTTTATCAGACCAACTCTCCGTTGCCGCCTCCCGTCAGCCATGCAGCGGTTTCCGGACAGCAGATGCTGGCCCAGCTGGTCGATACGCTGATGAAAATGATTGCGTAA
- the dapF gene encoding diaminopimelate epimerase, translating to MHIDFTKMSGAGNDFIVIDNRQGLFNLTHEQVRAMCTRRTGIGADGLILLETSETADFRMNYHNADGFPGTMCGNGGRCAVWFAHLIGIRPTGKHYRFEAGPSTYEAEVTGEESVRLHMLPPSDFRDGLQAGAWNCHFVDTGSPHAIAYVNNLDQLDVLTEGGNIRHNKELFPDGTNVNFLEITAPDALSIRTFERGVEDETLACGTGTVAAALMSFRLGKVTSSLVRVKVKSGETLMVGFNEMMDEIYLEGPARAVYRGTITL from the coding sequence ATGCACATCGATTTCACCAAAATGTCGGGAGCTGGCAACGACTTCATCGTCATCGACAACCGTCAGGGATTGTTTAACCTGACCCATGAGCAGGTGCGCGCCATGTGCACCCGCAGAACCGGCATCGGAGCTGACGGATTGATCCTTCTCGAAACTTCAGAAACCGCCGACTTCAGGATGAACTACCATAATGCAGATGGCTTTCCGGGCACAATGTGCGGCAACGGCGGTCGATGCGCTGTCTGGTTTGCCCACCTCATCGGCATCCGGCCAACAGGGAAACACTACCGTTTCGAAGCCGGCCCGAGCACATACGAAGCTGAAGTGACCGGCGAGGAGTCGGTCAGACTGCACATGCTTCCACCATCGGATTTCAGGGATGGATTGCAAGCCGGTGCTTGGAACTGCCATTTCGTCGATACCGGTTCGCCGCACGCCATCGCTTACGTCAACAACCTTGACCAGCTCGATGTATTGACCGAAGGCGGAAACATCCGCCACAACAAGGAATTGTTCCCTGATGGCACCAACGTCAACTTCCTTGAAATCACCGCTCCGGATGCGCTCAGCATCAGAACGTTCGAGCGAGGCGTCGAGGATGAAACCCTCGCCTGCGGCACCGGCACCGTAGCCGCAGCCTTGATGAGCTTCCGGCTGGGCAAGGTTACGTCGTCACTTGTCAGGGTAAAGGTCAAAAGCGGCGAAACACTGATGGTGGGATTCAATGAAATGATGGACGAGATATACCTTGAAGGCCCAGCCCGAGCAGTTTACCGGGGAACCATCACGCTGTAA